The DNA segment TTGCTTTGCTCCATAGAAATAACCTCTGGAAGACATGTGCTGCCTCGAGGTCCTTCTGGAGCCCTGAATCCACAGCTGTGTCCCTGCACAGTTGGATGGCTTGATGAAGAAACCAAGAAATCTAAGCTTCACAGTTCCCCACATAGTTCCCCAGTTCCTGAAAGCCTTTCAGCTTGCTCATGAGATGAAATCCAATGCCTAGTATTGAATGAGATAGCCCAGGAATAGAATCTAGAAAGATACAAACATCCTGTAGAAAACTGATAGCAAATGCTCAGGCTTCAAGAGAAAAGGGTCCAGAGCCACACTAACGTCAAAGAATTTTACTGTGAAAACATGGCTTCTTGGCCGCTCCACAGCCAGTCTATCTGAGGTGCTGGTGtgactttaaaacatattttggggctggacatggtggctcacgcctgtaatcctagcactctgggaggccaaggcaggtggattgcttgagcccaggaattcaagaagagcgtgggcaacatggtgaaacccagtctctacaaacaaagctcacacctgtaatcccagcactttgggaggctgaggtgggcagatcacaaggtcaggagatggagaccatcctggctaacacggtgaaaccccgtctctactaaaaatacaaaaaattagccaggtgtggtggtgggcgcctgtagtcctggctactcgggaggctgaggcaggagaatggcatgaacctgggaggcagagcttgcagtgagctgagattgcaacagcctgggtgacagagcaagactccatctcaaaaaaaaaaaaaaaacaaatattaggcatggtggtgccccgctgtggtcccagctactcaagaggctgaggtgggaggataaccaGAGCcctgggaggtaaaggctgcagtgagctgtgattataccactgcactcctgcctgggtgacagagtgaagccgtgtctcaaaaaaatgctTTGGAGGTCCAGGAAAGAGGGACCTTGGAACTGTGGTGCTGTATCCTGCAAGACTCTCCTGAAAACTTTAGAGAAGTGTTTGTCTCCCATAATTGATTTCTGTGCAACAGCCATGGGTTGAGACCAATTTAGGAAAATCTTAAgtgcggctgggcgcagtggctcacgcctgtaatcccagcattttgggaggccgaggcggtggatcacgaggtcaggagatcgagagcatcctggctaatacggtaaaaccccgtctctactaaaaatacaaaaaattagccaggcgtggtggtgggcacctgtagtcccagctactcgggaggctgaggcaggagaatggcatgaacccaggaggcggagcttgcagtgagccgagatcaggccactgcactccagcctgggtgacagagagagactccatctcaaaaaaaaaaaaaaaaaaaaaaaaaaggaaaaaagatcttAAGTGCATATTATTTATAGGGGAATTTTGAAATGGTTCCTATGAaaccattattatttttcatattaacaGGTAGTTTCTGCACTTTTTAAGCCCCCAACAGCCTTTTGGTAGAAGCCATTACCCCCAGCATGTAGCCAGTCATGTAGGCTGATCTGGGCTCCATTTCGACATGAATAATAAAAAACGCTgctgcccattaaaaaaaaaaaaaactgagcagCCACATTTGGAGACAGCATGTTCTAGGATTCAACCCCAGAGGGAATTCTGATGCTGATATTAAATACCCCCTAAAAAATCAGGTTTATAATGAACACATAAGAGGCTCCATAATTAAATTGCACATGTACAACATGGTTTAAATTGCACATGTACAACATGCACCAACCTCCCATCTAGACATCAACTTACCCAGCTGACTCTTACATAAGAAAATAGTATTGATACCAAGATTAgaaatttgtgggttttttgtttttattaagtttcataattattttaagctCTAGTAACTAacaagggggaggaggaagaagatgatgcagattttttttttttttttgagacagagtctctctctgtctcccaggctagagtgcagtggtgcgatctcggttcattgcaacctccgcctcccaggttcaagcaattctcctgcctcagcctcccgagtagctaggactacaggcatgcgccaccacacccggctaatatttttgtatctttagtagagacagggtttcaccatgttggtcaggctggtcttgaactcctgacctcaaatgatcctcctgccttggcctcccgacgtgctgggattacaggtgtgagccaccgtccctggccAGATGATGCAGATTTCTCAACATCTGCAAGCTTGCAACATAAATGGCCAAAAGCAAGGAAATTCCAAGTGCATGCTTACATTCCATTTTTCCTTGATACTTTTGGCCTGGTGATTTATTATAGGGTTTCAGATGAGTGTGTTCTATTAGCTGCCATATGTACACAAAACACCAGGGGACAAACTGAGGATCAAGGGGACAGCTGACCGTTGAATATCTCCAATTTGGGGATTAAGTTTGAAATGGTTGGTTTGTGAATGGTAGGAGGAATCTTTAGCCTATGCACTGAGCCTGTCAGCTTGGGAGATGACCATGCCCAAGAGTGGAGCCTTACTCCCTGGAGTCCATAGAAACCCTGAAAGCTGTTAGGCTTTGTGTTTCCTGTAGGCTGCAGCTGTTCCCTTCAGGGAGCTGTAAGTGTCTCAGGTTTTGAAAGTTGTCATGATGAGGTTATCTAAACCTCATGGAATCTTCCACCCTCTCCAAGGTTGGCCTTATAATACGAATCACTTCTCACCTCCAACATAGAACCATGTTATTAGCCAGgtgtattttttctcattaattctaTTTGGGGTTTTTGGTTtggattttattgttttcattgcttttagTTTTTGGTGTTTTCAATATGAAGCGGTGAACTCAATGGAGATAGAAAGGGCGAGAAATTCCCTCTAGTTGAATCCACTGTAttcaagtaatgggattgcaagTTGCATGGTGGGAAGCTAACATTTAACATACTAAGCAGATCATAAAATGTCTTACTAGAAAAAAAGTCCTTTACTTTTTCCTGCCTAGCTTTCAAAGACTTCCTAAACCTGTTTTACAACCCGAAGCATGGGACTCCAATATAACTGCAGTTCTACATCATAGAAACTTCAATGAGACTGAGTATCCCTCATTGCCCTGCGTCAAACTATAGCCCCATAAGAAACTAACAATTAGATGCAATTTGCCTTTTTCCCTTGCCATActcatttgtctttatttttatgtcatgTATAAGCTCAAGAGACCAATGTGATGATTATTAATGTAGAAGAAGTAATGATATTTGTACTGGAAAAGGCAGCTActagtacaaaaaataaaagaaaaagaaataatgatgaTAAGCAAAGTCTCTTAGGTATAACATGTCCCTaaaattcagggtttttttttttttaaagggatttaAGGAAAAATACCTGTGAAATAGGTGTGATTTCTTAAAACTTTTGTTCCCACGTATTCCTAAACCAGCATCCTCAATCTTACCCAAACATGCTAATTGGCAgacccacccttccttccttcctgcctgcctgcctttcttcctttcttccctccctccttccttctttttcttttttttttttttttgaaagttacactcttgttgcccaagctgtagtgcaatggcatgatctcggctcaccacatcctccacctctggggttcaagcgattctcctgcctcagcctcctgagtagctgggattacaggcacccaccaccacacctggctaatttttgtttttttactagagatgaggttttgccatgttgaccaggctggtcttgaactcctgacctcaggtgatccgcctgcctcggcctccctaagtgctgagattacaggcacatctTTTCTTAACAGAGAAGAACAAAGTTCAAGGGATGAGATGGAAAAAGGAGGGGAAGAAGACCAGCTCCGTACAACTGTTGTGTGACTGCTCTGCTAAGACATGTCAGGGCAGAatgacagcagttttgaaagggCTTGTCAGTCAGCTGGGTCATAGATGGAAAGTTAAAATGACCTCCTAAGGTCAAAGTTTACATGGCTGCATAATGCAGTAAATGGGTCGAATTGGTACCCACAACTTCTGTCAGTAGGGTCACATAAGAAGTGTGTCTGTCTCATTgactataatttatttcattgaacagcaAAGCTATATTTGCGGTGGCACTGACTGTCTGAATTTTGACAACTTCATTTTGGGCTTTAATAGAAATGTAGTTTGCTGCAACCTAGAAGGACTTAGTCTCCTCTGTCCCTCCAGTAGACAGGCTGCCAAGAAATCTTCATACTTTGTCAATATTTTAGCATTATCTGCATGTCATCTGGCCCTGAGTAGAAATTATTAACACTTATGCATTGCTAATCTTCAGTGCATCATATTGAATACATTGGGAAGGGATTTGCCCTGTTAAAGAAAAGCAAGGAGTTGCAATAGGTTTGTTGTTTGTCGTTAACATGGGGTTGGTTGGATTTTTGAAagagaaatgctttaaaaaaatctttctcagGAGTATCATAAAACACAACATGTAATTTAAAACCCATTTGGATAATTGACTGATTTGACAAGAAGACAACCTTAGAATTAAACTATATATTAGAATCAAGGagtgatatgattgtataccatCAGTACATAACACTTTGCTATTTTGATAGGTGTCTCATAAGGGACTCAAGCGAATATGCATATTTCCCCTAATGTTTCTGTAATTTAGATTTCTTTGTTTAGAGCCATGATTGGGGAGTAATAAAGCTTTACAGAAACTTCACGAGCTGATTGACAAGCCTGTTTTCAAGTAAAACTGCTGTgtggaatattttatttcatagcaAAACGTGTCagtgtatttggttttcttctgaCTGTCTTTTGAAATATGTTACCAGGTTTCATCAGagcaagaaaaagaacaagagacTTTAAGCCAGAAAAGCATCCCTGAGCCTCTCCCAGCAGcagacatgaagaaaaaaatagaagggtATCAGGAATTTTCAGCGAAGCCCCTGGCGTCCAGAGTAGACCCAGAGAAGGACAACGAAACAGACCAAGGTTCCAACAGTGAGAAGGTGGCAGAGGAGGCGGGAGAGAAGGGGCCCACACCTCCACTCCCAAGTGCTCCTCTGGCCCCAGAAAAAGATTCAGCCTTGGTCCCTGGGGCCAGCAAACAGCCACTCACCTCTCCTAGTGCCCTGGTGGACTCAAAACAAGAATCCAAACTGTGCTGTTTTACAGAGAGCCCTGAAAGTGAACCCCAAGAAGCATCCTTCCCCAGCTTCCCCACCACACAGCCACCGCTGGCAAACCAGAATGAGACGGAGGATGACAAACTGCCCGCCATGGCAGATTACATCGCCAACTGCACCGTGAAGGTGGACCAGCTGGGCAGTGACGACATCCACAATGCGCTCAAGCAGACCCCAAAGGTCCTTGTGGTCCAGTCGTTTGACATGTTCAAAGACAAAGACCTGACTGGGCCCATGAACGAGAACCATGGACTTAATTACACGCCCCTGCTCTACTCTAGGGGCAACCCAGGCATCATGTCCCCACTGGCCAAGAAAAAGCTTTTGTCCCAAGTGAGTGGGGCCAGCCTCTCCAGCAGCTACCCTTATGGCTCCCCACCCCCTTTGATCAGCAAAAAGAAACTGATTGCTAGGGATGACTTGTGTTCCAGTTTGTCCCAGACCCACCATGGCCAAAGCACGGACCATATGGCGGTCAGCCGGCCATCAGTGATTCAGCACGTCCAGAGTTTCAGAAGCAAGCCCTCGGAAGAGAGAAAGACCATCAATGACATCTTTAAGCATGAGAAACTGAGTCGATCAGATCCCCACCGCTGCAGCTTCTCCAAGCATCACCTTAACCCCCTTGCTGACTCCTACGTCCTGAAGCAAGAAATTCAGGAGGGCAAGGATAAACTCTTAGAGAAAAGGGCCCTCCCCCATTCCCACATGCCTAGCTTCCTGGCTGACTTTTACTCGTCCCCTCATCTCCATAGCCTCTACAGACACACCGAGCACCATCTTCATAATGAACAGACATCCAAATACCCTTCCAGGGACATGTACAGGGAATCGGAAAACAGTTCTTTTCCTTCCCACAGACACCAAGAAAAGCTCCATGTAAATTATCTCACGTCCCTGCACCTGCAAGAGAAAAAGTCGGCGGCAGCAGAAGCCCCTACGGATGATCAGCCTACAGATCTGAGCCTTCCCAAGAACCCGCACAAACCTACCGGCAAGGTCCTGGGCCTGGCTCATTCCACCACAGGGCCCCAGGAGAGCAAAGGCATCTCCCAGTTCCAGGTCTTAGGCAGCCAGAGTCGAGACTGTCACCCCAAAGCCTGTCGGGTATCACCCATGACCATGTCAGGCCCTAAAAAATACCCGGAATCGCTTTCAAGATCAGGAAAACCTCACCATGTGAGACTGGAGAATTTCAGGAAGATGGAAGGCATGGTCCACCCAATCCTGCACCGGAAAATGAGCCCGCAGAACATTGGGGCGGCGCGGCCGATCAAGCGCAGCCTGGAGGATTTGGACCTTGTGATTGCAGGGAAAAAGGCCCGGGCAGTGTCTCCCTTAGACCCATCCAAGGAGGTCTCTGGGAAGGAGAAGGCCTCTGAGCAGGAGAGTGAAGGCAGCAAAGCAGCGCACGGTGGGCATTCCGGGGGCGGATCAGAAGGCCACAagcttcccctctcctcccctatCTTCCCAGGTCTGTATTCCGGGAGCCTGTGTAACTCGGGCCTCAACTCCAGGCTCCCGGCTGGGTATTCTCATTCTCTGCAGTACTTGAAAAACCAGACTGTGCTTTCTCCACTCATGCAGCCCCTGGCTTTCCACTCGCTTGTGATGCAAAGAGGAATTTTTACATCACCGACAAATTCTCAGCAGCTGTACAGACACTTGGCTGCGGCTACACCTGTAGGAAGTTCGTATGGGGACCTTTTGCATAACAGCATTTACCCTTTAGCTGCTATAAATCCTCAAGCTGCCTTTCCATCTTCCCAGCTGTCATCCGTGCACCCCAGTACAAAACTGTAGGCTCAGCTCTGCCCAGCAGTCTAAAGCGGCATGGCCAACAGAGCTTCACTCCTTACCCAGGAGTGCTGGCTTATAGAGTTAGAAGTCAGTATTTCTTCTAATCTGAGGCTACGATCAGTCCCAGCTGTAGGGGCCCAGAGGGGAGGTGAACATGCCTGATTTTTGTGGGACAACTCCAGCCCACAAACTGACTGGCTGGTCAGTCTTGACTCCCTTCCAACACAGATGCCCAGGCACCTCCAGATCATTCACTTCGCACGTGGGCCTTGTGAAGGGATTTGTGAATATCCAGGAAGAACTTAGAGGACCCCATCTGAGTTCGGATGGTCAGGAAACAATCTGGGCAAAAAAGAGGCAGGCATTTCAAAGGAAGGGGCAAGGAAGACTGGCAAACAGATGGCAAGGGATGCCCCTCTTTTTCATAAAACTCTCCAAGGTTCAATCAATGCAATGTATAGTGAAACTTCAATAGATCTTTCATTTTGACACTATTAAACAATCCAGAGAAGTAAACACTGTTAAATTGACTGTATATATTTGCTTCTTAAAACTACCTGTATCACTGTTTGCTCACCTAATTTATATACAGGTAGTTCCATTTTCTCCCAGTTCCTTctcgtctttttttttattattattaaatggtATTGCTTTTGTTTGcaggtctttttgtttttgttttgtttttgaggctgACTGACTGTCCTAGTTGTTGTGTGTTTGTAATTTTTCCACATCTTATTTTGAGCAGCTTTGGGTGGTAAAGTTATTGTTTACAAATTGAAGCAACTGATTCTAGtggaacaaatgaaaaagaaacagtcaAGCACACAATAGTGCAAAGAACGTTCCTTTGTAGATCCGCAACTTAAGGATTTTGTTCCTCATAAATGGCATAGTTGAAAGAGCTTATACACTGCTTACCCAGCCAAATGCTTTGCTTTGAAGTATTGggttctgtgaaaatattgagCATTGTACTTACCTTATCTAGGCTGTGAAACTGTCCTACATACCAGAggaatcataaaaacaaaaacctcactgGCAGCAAGCTGCCGAATAACAACAGAGTCTAGAGGACATATTTGTGGGCTGCACAGATATTTTAGGAATTTCAGAAATTAGAACAGGAGCCAAAATGATTTACATTGGCGTTGGCACTGATTCCTTTAAATGGTCTGGGAAAGGGGGTTGGGAAGAGGATGGAGCTCAACTGGCCAGAAGAGGAGCAGCTGCAGTCCTGATAGCTTCTCTAGCCTCGGTCTTTTGAGTGATAAGTAGTCACGTTGTTTTCATCCAGTTGGTTTCTTGTCATTCCCAAGAAGAATCTCCCAGGCCACATCTTTGGGGATAACTGACATACTGGATTAgccttttcaaaagaaaagtcaTCCTATTTGGTTTTATGGGGTGTGAGttttgtgtgtacacacacagaaacatgtAAGGTGGTTTGGGTCATGTTTTTAACCACCTGGCAATACAGTCCActttctggtttcttttattgTGGGAAGTAAATGGTCAAGCTGCTCAGGCAGTGAAAAGAGGTGGAGAATGTCCGTTGTCATTCTTGCCACTGTATTCCATTTGCTACCGAGATGTAACATTAAGGTGGACACATTTTCTAACTGTATTAATTAAAAGTCAATGGATACAGAGAGTGGATTTTCTCCCCAAGTCCCATCCCTGCTGAAGACCGCTTGGATGAACTCCCCAACCCACTGTGCCCCTCCCGCAACACTACCAGTAGACTTTAGAACCATAGTTAACTAAGTCTTTTACCTCTGAGATACTTAATTCTGGGAAAATTGGTGACAATTTTCAACTTCTAAATAGGTAACTCGACTGCAAAATAATCAAAACAGATAACAATGAAACTGCGGCTCTTAAACAAAGCCATGCATGCCGTGCATTTGTATTGAAATGTCTCCATGATATGAAGCCAAATATTCAATGTAACATACTTAATATCCAAAGGTGGAAACAAAAGAATGTAGAGATCCAGTGTTAAGAGTTCCATTTGCTTCAATTAATTATTTACCTTCCTgtggaataatatatatatatatatttaatagaacCATAGATAGACTAGTAGAATTTAGATTATAAATGTGTGAGTGCAGATTATCCTGCTATTGCACAAGCTAGAGGGGGGAAAAATCTCAATTCCAGCTGGCAAGATGCTAGCCAGGACACATATAAGAAAGTTGCACTAGATTGAATGGTCACAGAATCGGAGGAcatggaagaaaaaggaaacttcGGTGGTTCTGCAGCAGACATGGGCTAGATCATATGTGGTTTCTGTGAGTtcgcgtctcaaaaaaaaaaggagggggggcATCTGTCCCCGGTGGAGCTCACCTATTTGGAATATGGGGCATTTGTTTTTTCCACTGCAGTGATTTCAGTCTGGTTTCATCATGCTGGAATTCGATCACACCATTTTCAAACAATGTTAACATAgtccagcttttgtttttctcatctcttcCGAGAGGAGACTCACTGTTTCTGTCTGAGGAAGCTCATACCCTCGGCAAAACATCAGGACAAATAAAGAGAAATGGGGGTATGCATTCCCAACAGAAGCAGtgtgttatttgttttaaaactctGAACAGAGATCTTGGAAATCTTTCAAAAAGACCATTGAATTCTTCATTGGCTGAGAACGAcgttttaaaatgtcttaaataaGGCTTTGTTTGCATTGTTTGAGTTCAAGGGGCCTTATTATTGAATGGAATTGCACAAGCCTTTCTTTGTGCAATCAAACCATTGTTATTGGTAGTTCTGTAAAGGAAACTGTGGAATCGAATTGGCAGTGGAGTCATAAATCTATTTACTGAGTGTGGCTTCCAAGAAATGTTGCAATTCAAAATGCACTAAGTCTGTGATTTATCGGAGATTTGGAGattctaaataatattttttaaaaacttccatgCAACTTCTGGTTTAATGTTTGGCAACTCCacatgataaaaaaataaaaacagcccaACCGAGTTTCGGAATTAAGTATTCTTCTAGTAAGTGATTCAAACTTGTAATATTTGCCACAGGACTGACTTATTTATTTGCTAGCTAGAAGCTCTTAAGTTCACTTGTTTATCAGGGCATATACAGAAGGGTTTGTTAAAACTCGATGTTAACTTTACAACTTTCTGACCTGGTGCATGAATTCTCAAGTACTGTATTTCACTGTGTTGGTGTGTCTGATGGAAATTTCGAGGTGGtcccacaaaaatattttatgtagtgtGCCTTCAAAGAGAACCATTTATTTCTCTTCACTTATCGTCCCACAAAGTCACATTTGGTGGTGGTCAGCCAAGTCGCATCTGGTCTAGTTTTACTCTTGTCCcaattttaaagagaaatggGAATGAGTTTGCCCTGGTGAGACCCACACCATTGCAATGATTATCTTGAGCACTTAAAGTCCAGTGTTGGCTGTTAGTGTATTTGATATTCTGCCTGTCTCCTCATGGTTGAAATATGTCTGAAGAATAGCAGCATAATCTCTTGGctgtttatacttttttaaactttCCTGTGTTGTAAATATTGTATACTTTTGGTGATTCCAGCTATGTAACCTCTATGCTCTGTAAGGTGATTATTTGTATATAACAACATGGCCCAGTGATATTATATAGTTTCCCAATGGAGAGGTTATTGAGTAACCTTTGCATTAGTTTAAACACTACCAGAAGAATGCTGAGCCAACTATAAACACTCAATTttgtatgttttccaaattgtacTTATTACTGCTTTTGATACCGTATTACGTGCCAATAGTTTCCCAATCACATAGCAGGCAAGagatattttgtactttttgatccactgtaatatttaataaaaaatgttactATCTGTTTCCTTTTGGGTGTGAGTAATCTGTCTGTCACTCTTCCTGAGGAGcctgtggcctccccagaagACTTTCCACCCCATCTGTCCAAATTGAATGATAACAGTAATGATGGCAATGTCTGTAGTTCACTAAGGACCTAGTGGTGCCCATTTGGGAAATATCTCTTATCTTCACAACCTTATGTAAATATGGTTATACCTATTTTACttatgagaaaactaaagcttaGAGAGGTAAATCAACTGGTCCAAGATCACCCAACAgatggcagagtcaggatttgaagcCAGGGCTCTCATCTATGTACTTCCTTTGCATACCATCCTCCTCCGCTGGTAGGATAATcagaaaagttatttatttatttatttatttatttattttgagacagagtctcgctctgtcgcccaggctgagtgcagtggtgcgacctcaactcactgcaacctctgcctcccaggttcaagcgattctcctgcctcagcctcctgagtagctgggattacaggtgcatgccaccacgcccagctaattttttaatttttagtagagacggggtttcaccatgttggtcacgctagtctcgaactactgacctcaggatccacccgcctcagcctcccaaagtgctgggattacaggcatgaaccactgtgccaggccaagttattgttttttattcagtCAACAAAGATTTACTCATGCCCCAATTGCCAGGCATAGTATTAGGAGCTGGGAATACaatggtaaataaaatataaaatattgtctCTGGGAGCTTATAAATCTTATGGGAAAGAGAGTTCATCAAATAGTCATTCCTATAAATTCAAAACTTCAGTGTGACTGAGTTCCAGGAGAGGAGTTTGAGGAGTAAAATGACACACAAAGAGAAGGTGGTGACTAAAGTGACTGGCTGAGTATGGGAGGGAAGGAATTGGGAGGAGGGTAGGTCAAGCACAGGGTAccacatgtgcaaaggccctgaagcaGGAACGAGTTTGGCTTATTAGAGGAATTGAGAAAAGCCTGTGGGGCTTGATTGCATTGTTGAAGGAGTGAGGTTAGAGAGCGTAGCAGGGGCCAGGCGGGTAGGTCCCAATAGACCAGATTGATTTGATCAATTTTCTCTTTATCCTAAGCAAGAAAGATTTGTCTTTTTCAATATCATCCTCTGGCTGTTGTGTGAGGGGAACTTAAGAGCAATCTAACATGAGTGAGGTGGTGGTCATTTTGATGGGGTGATGGAAGGTGAGCGTGGACACTTTTCAGAGGTACTTAGAAGAAGGAATGAGCAAACATGGTGATTAATTAAATAGGGCAATTGATGGAAAGATAGGAAGGGTTGAAAATCTGGGAAAACACTGCGTATTCTGAGGTCTGCATCTTTTAATCGTAGACCTGGTGGTGATGGACAAAGATTTCTGATCTTCTGTTCCCTTGACCTCTGCCCCTGGCTTCCCTTGGCTTTGCTCAGCTTATCGTGAGTTGAAATGAGGCATTTACAAAGCAACACCCTATTTGTTCCCTTCTTATGAGTCctagagagggaggagaggtgtGGGGAACAGGACTTATGGTCAGGATGGCTTTGATAGACAGGAAAGAGTAAGCTGCTAGCAAGCATGTCACCACAACtcagaggagaaaagaaacatattttggtaAAAGCCACGGGATCCTTTTCCTCATCGTTATTGACTCTCCAAAGGACCCTGCCCATTCACATCGGGGTCAGCAGGAGTTGCAGCAACATGTTAGGAGCCTCACCCTCTTCTTGCTGGCTGTCATTCTTTAGCTAATCCCGCACCCGACAAACACAGGAGGAACCCCCAGCCCCATGGTCTCCTGGCCCTCATTCTGAGTCATGTGTATTTCACCATATCATGTGACTTGCTGTGAGTACATCAGAAGAACATTCTTCCACCTGTGACACATTCAGCATTTGTAGATCTGATACTTGATTCCTACGTGATAGGAAACATTGTAAGTTATCCATTCTTGCCAGGTGCTGGCTGGCGGATACTGTTGGAGAAGAGGTGCTTTTGCTAAAGATGTCACTCATAGGGCAAAAGCAATGACAAGCCCAATGTCTATTCTAGGAAAGtggc comes from the Pan troglodytes isolate AG18354 chromosome 8, NHGRI_mPanTro3-v2.0_pri, whole genome shotgun sequence genome and includes:
- the ARID5B gene encoding AT-rich interactive domain-containing protein 5B isoform X3 — its product is MLKRIQDKPSSILTDQFALALGGIAVVSRNPQILYCRDTFDHPTLIENESICDEFAPNLKGRPRKKKPCPQRRDSFSGVKDSNNNSDGKAVAKVKCEARSALTKPKNNHNCKKVSNEEKPKVAIGEECRADEQAFLVALYKYMKERKTPIERIPYLGFKQINLWTMFQAAQKLGGYETITARRQWKHIYDELGGNPGSTSAATCTRRHYERLILPYERFIKGEEDKPLPPIKPRKQENSSQENENKTKVSGTKRIKHEIPKSKKEKENAPKPQDAAEVSSEQEKEQETLSQKSIPEPLPAADMKKKIEGYQEFSAKPLASRVDPEKDNETDQGSNSEKVAEEAGEKGPTPPLPSAPLAPEKDSALVPGASKQPLTSPSALVDSKQESKLCCFTESPESEPQEASFPSFPTTQPPLANQNETEDDKLPAMADYIANCTVKVDQLGSDDIHNALKQTPKVLVVQSFDMFKDKDLTGPMNENHGLNYTPLLYSRGNPGIMSPLAKKKLLSQVSGASLSSSYPYGSPPPLISKKKLIARDDLCSSLSQTHHGQSTDHMAVSRPSVIQHVQSFRSKPSEERKTINDIFKHEKLSRSDPHRCSFSKHHLNPLADSYVLKQEIQEGKDKLLEKRALPHSHMPSFLADFYSSPHLHSLYRHTEHHLHNEQTSKYPSRDMYRESENSSFPSHRHQEKLHVNYLTSLHLQEKKSAAAEAPTDDQPTDLSLPKNPHKPTGKVLGLAHSTTGPQESKGISQFQVLGSQSRDCHPKACRVSPMTMSGPKKYPESLSRSGKPHHVRLENFRKMEGMVHPILHRKMSPQNIGAARPIKRSLEDLDLVIAGKKARAVSPLDPSKEVSGKEKASEQESEGSKAAHGGHSGGGSEGHKLPLSSPIFPGLYSGSLCNSGLNSRLPAGYSHSLQYLKNQTVLSPLMQPLAFHSLVMQRGIFTSPTNSQQLYRHLAAATPVGSSYGDLLHNSIYPLAAINPQAAFPSSQLSSVHPSTKL
- the ARID5B gene encoding AT-rich interactive domain-containing protein 5B isoform X4, with the translated sequence MAPNLKGRPRKKKPCPQRRDSFSGVKDSNNNSDGKAVAKVKCEARSALTKPKNNHNCKKVSNEEKPKVAIGEECRADEQAFLVALYKYMKERKTPIERIPYLGFKQINLWTMFQAAQKLGGYETITARRQWKHIYDELGGNPGSTSAATCTRRHYERLILPYERFIKGEEDKPLPPIKPRKQENSSQENENKTKVSGTKRIKHEIPKSKKEKENAPKPQDAAEVSSEQEKEQETLSQKSIPEPLPAADMKKKIEGYQEFSAKPLASRVDPEKDNETDQGSNSEKVAEEAGEKGPTPPLPSAPLAPEKDSALVPGASKQPLTSPSALVDSKQESKLCCFTESPESEPQEASFPSFPTTQPPLANQNETEDDKLPAMADYIANCTVKVDQLGSDDIHNALKQTPKVLVVQSFDMFKDKDLTGPMNENHGLNYTPLLYSRGNPGIMSPLAKKKLLSQVSGASLSSSYPYGSPPPLISKKKLIARDDLCSSLSQTHHGQSTDHMAVSRPSVIQHVQSFRSKPSEERKTINDIFKHEKLSRSDPHRCSFSKHHLNPLADSYVLKQEIQEGKDKLLEKRALPHSHMPSFLADFYSSPHLHSLYRHTEHHLHNEQTSKYPSRDMYRESENSSFPSHRHQEKLHVNYLTSLHLQEKKSAAAEAPTDDQPTDLSLPKNPHKPTGKVLGLAHSTTGPQESKGISQFQVLGSQSRDCHPKACRVSPMTMSGPKKYPESLSRSGKPHHVRLENFRKMEGMVHPILHRKMSPQNIGAARPIKRSLEDLDLVIAGKKARAVSPLDPSKEVSGKEKASEQESEGSKAAHGGHSGGGSEGHKLPLSSPIFPGLYSGSLCNSGLNSRLPAGYSHSLQYLKNQTVLSPLMQPLAFHSLVMQRGIFTSPTNSQQLYRHLAAATPVGSSYGDLLHNSIYPLAAINPQAAFPSSQLSSVHPSTKL